In the genome of Mucilaginibacter defluvii, one region contains:
- the rpoB gene encoding DNA-directed RNA polymerase subunit beta, with amino-acid sequence MANTKNQRVNFATSRKVLEYPDFLDVQLQSFREFFQLETTSDNRYKEGLFKVFAENFPISDSRNIFVLEFLDYFIDPPRYDIQECIERGLTYSVPLKAKLKLSCNDEEHEDFETIVQDVYLGTIPYMTPKGTFVINGAERVIVSQLHRSPGVFFGQSRHTNGTKLYSARVIPFKGSWIEFATDVNNVMYAYIDRKKKFPVTTLLRAIGYDSDKDILELFELADEVKVSKSGLKKFIGRKLAARVLKKWVEDFVDEDTGEVVSIDRNEIILERETILEDDHIDMIIDAGVKTIILNKEDASTSGDYTIIYNTLQKDTSNSEKEAVEHIYRQLRNAEPPDEETARGIIDRLFFSDKRYDLGDVGRYRINRKLKLDTSEEIKVLTKQDIIAIVKYLIKLINSKAEVDDIDHLSNRRVRTVGEQLYAQFGVGLARMARTIRERMNIRDNEVFTPTDLINARTLSSVINSFFGTNQLSQFMDQTNPLAEITHKRRLSALGPGGLSRERAGFEVRDVHYTHYGRLCTIETPEGPNIGLISSLCVHAKINNLGFIETPYKRVVDGKVAVEEPVVYLSAEDEDGKTIAQANAMYDDKGNFDTPRVKARFEGDFPVIEPERLDYMDVAPNQITSIAASLIPFLEHDDANRALMGSNMQRQAVPLLRPEAPIVGTGLEGRVAKDSRTLINAEGNGVVEYVDANEIRIKYDRNELDRLVSFDGDSKSYRLTKFKKTNQSTTMNLKPIVKKGERVEKGQVLCEGYATQDGELALGRNLKVAFMPWQGYNFEDAIVISERVVSQDIFTSLHVEEFELEVRDTKRGEEELTADIPNVSEEATKDLDEDGIIRVGAEVKEGDILIGKITPKGESDPSPEEKLLRAIFGDKAGDVKDASLKTPPSISGVVIDTKLFSRAKKTSKAEEKAQLEKLDTKHDRALKELKTTLVDKLFEIVNGKTSQGVYNVYKELFVAKGVKFTQKILAELNYENINPTKWTTDEDKNDQIKLLLHNYNIKVNEELGAYRRDKFAISVGDELPSGIVQMAKVYIAKKRKLKVGDKMAGRHGNKGIVARIVRDEDMPFLEDGTPVDIVLNPLGVPSRMNLGQIYETVLGWAGKELGVKFATPIFDGATHEEVEEWIKKAGVPESGQTYLYNGLTGDRFDQPTTVGIIYMLKLGHMVDDKMHARSIGPYSLITQQPLGGKAQFGGQRFGEMEVWALEAFGAANILQEILTVKSDDVIGRAKTYEAIVKGENLPTPSVPESFNVLVHELRGLGLDITLE; translated from the coding sequence TTGGCAAACACAAAAAATCAAAGAGTAAACTTTGCAACCAGCCGTAAGGTATTGGAATACCCGGATTTCCTGGATGTTCAGTTACAATCTTTCCGGGAATTTTTTCAATTGGAAACAACTTCAGACAACCGCTATAAAGAGGGGTTGTTCAAAGTATTTGCCGAAAACTTTCCTATATCAGATTCAAGGAACATCTTCGTTCTTGAATTTCTTGATTATTTTATTGATCCGCCACGTTACGATATACAGGAATGTATTGAGCGCGGATTGACTTACAGCGTGCCATTAAAAGCAAAGCTTAAGTTATCATGTAATGACGAGGAGCATGAAGATTTTGAAACAATAGTACAGGACGTGTACCTGGGTACCATCCCTTACATGACACCGAAAGGTACTTTTGTTATAAATGGTGCAGAGCGCGTTATCGTATCGCAATTGCACCGCTCACCGGGTGTGTTCTTTGGCCAGAGCCGCCACACCAACGGTACCAAACTTTACTCTGCCCGTGTAATTCCGTTCAAGGGATCATGGATCGAGTTTGCTACTGACGTGAACAACGTTATGTATGCTTACATTGACCGTAAAAAGAAATTCCCGGTTACCACGCTGCTTCGCGCCATTGGTTACGATTCAGACAAGGACATCCTTGAGCTGTTTGAACTGGCTGACGAGGTTAAGGTAAGCAAATCAGGCCTGAAGAAATTTATTGGCCGTAAGCTTGCTGCAAGGGTGCTTAAAAAATGGGTGGAAGATTTTGTGGACGAGGATACCGGCGAAGTGGTATCAATCGACCGTAATGAGATCATCCTGGAGCGCGAAACCATACTGGAAGACGATCATATTGATATGATAATTGACGCCGGTGTAAAAACCATCATCCTGAATAAGGAAGATGCATCAACCAGTGGCGATTATACCATTATATATAATACTTTACAGAAAGACACTTCAAACTCGGAGAAAGAAGCGGTTGAGCACATCTACCGCCAGTTACGTAACGCTGAACCACCTGATGAGGAAACCGCCCGTGGTATCATCGATCGTTTGTTCTTCTCTGATAAAAGATATGATTTGGGTGATGTGGGTCGTTACCGCATTAACCGTAAGCTTAAGTTAGATACTTCTGAAGAGATCAAAGTATTAACCAAGCAGGATATTATCGCCATTGTTAAATACCTGATCAAACTGATCAACTCAAAAGCAGAGGTGGATGATATCGATCACTTGTCAAACCGTCGTGTACGCACCGTGGGCGAGCAGCTTTATGCTCAATTCGGTGTAGGTTTGGCACGTATGGCCCGTACCATACGTGAGCGTATGAACATTCGTGACAACGAGGTGTTCACGCCAACCGACCTGATCAACGCGCGTACACTGTCGTCAGTGATCAACTCATTCTTTGGTACCAACCAGCTTTCACAGTTCATGGACCAAACCAATCCATTGGCGGAGATTACGCACAAGCGTCGTCTTTCAGCTTTAGGTCCCGGTGGTCTTTCTCGTGAGCGTGCCGGTTTCGAGGTTCGTGACGTTCACTATACGCACTACGGTCGTTTGTGTACTATCGAAACTCCGGAAGGTCCAAACATCGGTTTGATCTCATCACTGTGCGTTCACGCCAAGATCAATAACCTGGGCTTTATCGAAACACCGTACAAACGTGTGGTTGATGGTAAGGTAGCGGTTGAAGAGCCTGTTGTGTATTTATCAGCAGAGGACGAAGACGGCAAAACCATTGCACAGGCAAACGCCATGTACGATGATAAAGGTAACTTTGATACTCCGCGCGTTAAAGCTCGTTTCGAGGGTGACTTCCCGGTAATTGAGCCTGAAAGGCTGGATTACATGGATGTTGCGCCAAACCAGATCACGTCTATCGCTGCATCACTGATCCCGTTCCTGGAGCATGATGATGCTAACCGTGCATTGATGGGTTCGAACATGCAACGCCAGGCCGTGCCGCTTTTACGCCCTGAGGCGCCAATTGTAGGTACCGGTTTGGAAGGCCGTGTAGCGAAAGACTCTCGTACCCTGATCAATGCTGAAGGCAATGGTGTGGTTGAGTATGTTGATGCTAACGAGATCCGTATTAAGTATGACCGTAACGAGCTTGACCGCCTGGTTTCATTCGATGGCGATTCAAAATCATACAGACTGACCAAGTTCAAGAAAACCAACCAGAGCACGACTATGAACCTTAAGCCGATTGTTAAAAAAGGCGAAAGGGTGGAGAAAGGCCAGGTGCTTTGCGAAGGTTACGCAACACAAGATGGCGAGCTGGCATTAGGCCGTAACCTTAAAGTAGCATTCATGCCTTGGCAAGGCTATAACTTTGAGGATGCGATCGTAATTTCAGAACGTGTTGTATCGCAGGATATATTCACTTCATTACACGTTGAAGAATTCGAGCTTGAAGTGCGGGATACTAAGCGTGGTGAGGAAGAGCTGACTGCAGATATTCCTAACGTATCAGAAGAAGCTACCAAAGACCTTGACGAAGACGGTATCATCCGCGTTGGCGCCGAGGTTAAGGAAGGCGACATCCTGATCGGTAAAATCACCCCTAAAGGCGAATCAGACCCTTCACCAGAAGAGAAACTGTTACGTGCGATATTTGGTGATAAAGCAGGCGATGTTAAGGATGCTTCATTGAAAACGCCGCCGTCTATAAGCGGTGTGGTAATTGATACCAAGCTGTTCTCACGTGCTAAAAAGACTTCGAAAGCTGAAGAAAAAGCGCAGTTAGAGAAACTGGATACCAAGCATGACAGAGCTTTAAAAGAGCTTAAGACTACTTTGGTTGATAAGTTGTTCGAAATTGTTAACGGTAAAACATCACAAGGTGTTTATAACGTTTACAAGGAGCTGTTTGTAGCTAAAGGCGTCAAGTTCACGCAAAAAATTCTTGCTGAGCTAAACTACGAGAACATCAACCCGACCAAATGGACTACTGATGAAGATAAGAATGATCAGATTAAATTGCTGCTTCATAACTATAACATCAAGGTAAATGAGGAACTGGGCGCTTACCGTCGCGATAAATTTGCGATCAGCGTGGGCGACGAGCTTCCGTCAGGTATTGTTCAGATGGCTAAGGTTTACATCGCTAAAAAGCGTAAGCTTAAAGTAGGTGATAAAATGGCTGGCCGCCACGGTAACAAGGGTATTGTTGCACGTATTGTACGTGATGAGGATATGCCATTCCTGGAAGACGGTACGCCGGTTGACATCGTATTGAACCCGCTGGGTGTACCTTCGCGTATGAACCTTGGGCAGATATATGAAACCGTATTAGGTTGGGCCGGTAAGGAGCTTGGCGTAAAATTCGCTACCCCGATATTTGATGGTGCTACGCACGAAGAGGTTGAGGAGTGGATTAAGAAAGCGGGCGTTCCTGAATCGGGGCAAACTTACCTTTACAACGGCTTAACAGGTGATCGTTTTGACCAGCCAACTACTGTAGGTATTATCTACATGCTTAAACTGGGCCACATGGTTGATGATAAGATGCACGCCCGTTCAATCGGTCCGTACTCGCTTATCACGCAACAGCCATTGGGTGGTAAAGCACAATTTGGTGGTCAGCGTTTTGGTGAGATGGAGGTTTGGGCACTGGAAGCATTCGGTGCAGCCAATATCCTGCAGGAGATACTTACCGTTAAATCGGACGATGTTATCGGCCGTGCCAAAACTTACGAAGCTATTGTTAAAGGTGAAAACCTGCCTACACCATCAGTTCCGGAATCATTCAACGTATTGGTTCACGAGCTGCGCGGCTTAGGCTTGGATATCACACTGGAATAA
- the rpoC gene encoding DNA-directed RNA polymerase subunit beta' codes for MSYKKDNKIKSNFTSITISLASPESILERSSGEVLKPETINYRTYKPERDGLFCERIFGPVKDYECHCGKYKRIRYKGIVCDRCGVEVTEKKVRRERMGHINLVVPVAHIWYFRSLPNKIGYLLGLPTKKLDLIIYYERYVVIQPGIKEGDGIQKMDFLTEEEYLDVLDTLPKENQYLDDKDPQKFVAKMGAEALEELLKRIDLDSLSYNLRHQAANETSQQRKNEALKRLQVVEAFRDAQGRIENNPEWMIVKIVPVIPPELRPLVPLEGGRFATSDLNDLYRRVIIRNNRLKRLIEIKAPEVILRNEKRMLQEAVDSLFDNSRKVNAVKTEGNRALKSLSDILKGKQGRFRQNLLGKRVDYSARSVIVVGPNLKLHECGLPKDMAAELFKPFIIRKMIERGVVKTVKSAKKIVDRKDPLVWDILENVLKGHPVLLNRAPTLHRLGIQAFQPRLVEGKAIQLHPLTCTAFNADFDGDQMAVHVPLGNAAILEAQVLMLASHNILNPANGTPITVPSQDMVLGLYYITKGRKTDEKRVVKGEGLSFYSAEEVIIAYNEKKLDLHAFIKVKANVKERDGSIVNKLIETTVGRVLFNQHVPEEVGYINELLTKKSLRDIIGEVVKTTGMARAAQFLDDIKELGFQMAFRGGLSFNLKDINIPEQKVKLIDQASKEVEEVMNNYNMGFITNNERYNQIIDIWTRINNRLTANVMEILSTDNQGFNSVYMMLDSGARGSKEQIRQLAGMRGLMAKPQKSGSGGEIIENPILSNFKEGLSVLEYFISTHGARKGLADTALKTADAGYLTRRLHDVAQDMIVGEVDCGTLRGIYTTALKDNEDIVEPLYDRILGRTSLHDVTDPLTNELLVSAGQDITEEIAKKIENSPLEGIEIRSVLTCESKRGVCTLCYGRNLASGKRVQKGEAVGVIAAQSIGEPGTQLTLRTFHVGGTASNIAAESQINARFDGIIEFENVRTVEYETEEGAVDVVLGRSGEFRIIEEGSNKVIMTNNIPYGSYLYIKDGSKITKGDRICSWDPYNAVIISEFAGTARFDAVLEGITFREESDEQTGHREKVIIDTRDKTKNPVIQIADNKGEIIKGYNIPVGAHIAVDEGDKLKTGQVIAKIPRSTGKTRDITGGLPRVTELFEARNPSNPAVVTEIDGVVTLGGVKRGNREITIESKDGQVKKYLVPLSKHILVQDNDFIKAGMPLSDGSISPADILAIKGPAAVQEYLVNGIQEVYRLQGVKINDKHFEVIVHQMMQKVSIEDAGDTRFLEKEAVDSWDFMMENDEIFDKKVVVDPGDSTTLKAGQIISLRKLRDENSALKRRDMKLVEVRDAIAATSSPILQGITRASLGTKSFISAASFQETTKVLNEAAIAGKRDSMLGLKENVIVGHLIPSGTGLREYENIRVGSQEEFDRLMASKTEDVEA; via the coding sequence ATGTCTTACAAAAAGGATAATAAAATCAAAAGTAACTTTACCAGCATTACGATCAGCCTGGCCTCTCCGGAGTCCATATTAGAGCGTTCAAGCGGTGAGGTTTTGAAGCCGGAAACCATCAACTACAGGACTTACAAGCCTGAGCGCGATGGTTTGTTTTGCGAACGTATCTTCGGTCCGGTTAAAGATTATGAGTGCCATTGCGGTAAATACAAACGTATCCGTTACAAAGGCATCGTGTGCGACCGCTGCGGTGTTGAAGTGACTGAGAAAAAAGTACGCCGTGAGCGCATGGGACACATTAACTTAGTGGTTCCGGTAGCGCACATCTGGTACTTCCGTTCGTTACCAAACAAAATAGGTTACCTTTTAGGCTTACCAACCAAAAAGCTCGACCTTATTATTTACTACGAAAGATATGTAGTTATACAGCCTGGTATTAAAGAAGGTGACGGCATCCAGAAAATGGATTTCCTGACTGAAGAAGAATACCTGGACGTATTAGATACTTTACCAAAAGAGAACCAATATCTTGACGACAAAGATCCACAGAAATTTGTAGCCAAGATGGGTGCCGAAGCGCTTGAAGAACTGTTAAAGCGTATAGACCTGGATTCACTTTCATACAACCTGCGCCACCAGGCTGCAAACGAAACTTCTCAGCAACGTAAAAACGAGGCTTTGAAACGCTTGCAGGTTGTTGAAGCTTTCCGTGATGCACAAGGCCGCATCGAGAATAACCCAGAGTGGATGATCGTTAAGATCGTACCGGTTATCCCGCCTGAACTGCGCCCGTTAGTGCCGTTGGAAGGTGGTCGTTTTGCCACTTCTGACTTGAACGACCTTTACCGTCGTGTGATCATCCGTAACAACCGTTTAAAACGTTTGATCGAGATCAAAGCGCCGGAAGTGATCCTGCGTAACGAAAAACGTATGTTACAGGAAGCTGTTGACTCGTTGTTCGATAACTCACGTAAGGTTAACGCGGTAAAAACTGAAGGTAACCGTGCCCTTAAATCACTTTCAGACATCCTGAAAGGTAAGCAAGGCCGTTTCCGTCAAAACCTGTTAGGTAAACGTGTGGATTACTCTGCCCGTTCGGTAATTGTTGTAGGGCCAAACCTGAAATTACACGAATGCGGTTTACCAAAGGATATGGCAGCTGAACTGTTTAAACCTTTCATCATCCGCAAAATGATTGAGCGTGGTGTGGTTAAAACAGTAAAATCAGCCAAAAAGATCGTTGATCGTAAAGACCCATTGGTTTGGGATATATTAGAAAACGTACTTAAAGGTCACCCGGTGTTACTAAACCGTGCGCCTACGTTGCACAGGTTAGGTATACAGGCGTTCCAGCCGCGTTTAGTTGAAGGTAAAGCTATCCAGCTGCACCCGTTAACCTGTACCGCGTTCAACGCCGACTTTGACGGTGACCAGATGGCGGTTCACGTACCGCTGGGTAACGCGGCTATTTTGGAGGCTCAGGTATTGATGCTTGCATCGCATAACATCCTGAACCCTGCAAACGGTACGCCGATCACCGTACCATCTCAGGACATGGTGCTTGGTTTGTACTACATAACCAAAGGCCGTAAAACTGATGAGAAACGTGTGGTAAAAGGCGAAGGCCTGTCATTCTATTCTGCTGAAGAGGTAATTATCGCCTACAACGAGAAAAAGCTTGACCTGCATGCCTTTATTAAAGTAAAAGCAAACGTCAAAGAACGCGATGGCAGCATCGTCAATAAATTGATCGAAACTACCGTTGGCCGCGTACTGTTTAACCAGCACGTACCTGAAGAGGTTGGTTACATCAATGAGTTGCTGACCAAGAAATCATTACGTGATATTATCGGTGAGGTTGTAAAAACTACCGGTATGGCCCGCGCGGCACAATTCCTAGATGATATTAAGGAATTAGGTTTCCAAATGGCATTCCGCGGTGGTTTGTCGTTCAACCTGAAAGATATCAATATACCTGAGCAAAAAGTTAAACTGATTGACCAGGCATCTAAAGAGGTTGAAGAGGTAATGAACAACTATAACATGGGTTTCATTACAAACAACGAGCGTTACAACCAGATCATTGACATCTGGACACGTATCAACAACCGTTTAACTGCAAACGTAATGGAGATACTGTCAACAGATAACCAGGGCTTCAACTCTGTGTACATGATGCTTGACTCAGGTGCGCGTGGTTCTAAGGAGCAGATCCGTCAGCTGGCAGGTATGCGTGGTTTGATGGCTAAGCCGCAGAAATCAGGTTCAGGTGGTGAGATTATTGAAAACCCGATCCTTTCAAACTTTAAAGAAGGCCTTTCGGTATTAGAGTACTTCATCTCTACCCACGGTGCCCGTAAAGGTTTGGCGGATACGGCGTTGAAAACAGCCGATGCCGGTTACCTGACCCGTCGTTTACATGACGTTGCCCAGGACATGATTGTTGGCGAGGTTGATTGCGGTACCCTGCGTGGTATTTACACAACAGCGCTTAAAGACAATGAGGACATCGTTGAGCCATTGTACGACCGTATATTAGGCCGTACCTCACTTCATGATGTTACCGACCCGCTTACTAACGAATTGCTGGTATCAGCCGGTCAGGATATTACTGAAGAGATCGCTAAAAAAATAGAGAACTCTCCGTTAGAGGGTATAGAAATACGTTCGGTATTAACATGCGAAAGCAAACGCGGTGTATGTACGCTTTGCTACGGCCGTAACCTTGCAAGCGGTAAACGCGTGCAAAAAGGCGAGGCTGTGGGTGTTATCGCGGCACAGTCAATCGGTGAGCCGGGTACACAGCTTACACTCCGTACCTTCCACGTGGGTGGTACCGCATCAAACATCGCGGCTGAATCTCAGATCAACGCAAGGTTTGATGGTATTATCGAATTTGAGAACGTACGTACTGTTGAGTATGAGACAGAAGAAGGCGCTGTTGATGTAGTGTTGGGCCGTTCAGGCGAATTCCGCATTATTGAAGAGGGCAGCAATAAAGTGATCATGACTAACAACATCCCATACGGTTCATACCTGTATATCAAGGATGGCAGCAAGATCACCAAAGGCGACCGTATCTGTTCATGGGATCCGTACAACGCGGTTATCATCTCTGAATTTGCAGGTACTGCAAGGTTCGACGCCGTATTAGAAGGTATTACCTTCCGTGAGGAGTCTGACGAGCAAACCGGTCACCGCGAAAAAGTTATTATCGATACTCGTGATAAAACCAAAAATCCGGTTATCCAGATTGCGGATAACAAGGGCGAAATTATCAAAGGGTACAACATCCCGGTAGGTGCGCACATCGCGGTTGACGAAGGTGATAAGCTTAAAACCGGTCAGGTTATCGCTAAAATCCCTCGTTCAACAGGTAAAACGCGAGATATTACAGGTGGTCTGCCTCGTGTAACTGAGTTGTTCGAGGCACGTAACCCATCAAACCCGGCCGTTGTTACTGAAATTGACGGTGTGGTAACTTTAGGTGGTGTTAAACGTGGTAACCGCGAGATCACTATCGAGTCGAAAGACGGACAGGTTAAAAAATACCTGGTGCCACTTTCAAAACACATCCTGGTACAGGATAACGACTTTATAAAAGCAGGTATGCCGCTTTCTGACGGTTCAATATCACCTGCCGATATATTGGCCATCAAAGGCCCTGCAGCTGTGCAGGAGTACCTGGTAAATGGTATTCAGGAAGTTTACCGCTTACAGGGTGTGAAGATCAACGATAAGCACTTTGAGGTTATCGTTCACCAGATGATGCAGAAAGTATCTATCGAAGATGCAGGTGATACCCGTTTCCTTGAAAAAGAAGCTGTTGACAGCTGGGATTTCATGATGGAGAACGATGAGATATTTGACAAGAAAGTTGTGGTTGATCCGGGAGATTCAACTACGCTTAAAGCGGGTCAGATCATTTCATTGCGTAAACTGCGCGATGAGAACTCAGCACTTAAACGCCGTGACATGAAACTGGTTGAGGTAAGAGATGCCATCGCGGCAACATCAAGCCCGATACTGCAAGGTATTACCAGAGCGTCATTAGGTACTAAGTCGTTCATCTCGGCTGCATCGTTCCAGGAAACTACCAAAGTATTGAACGAAGCCGCTATAGCTGGTAAACGCGACAGCATGCTTGGTTTGAAGGAGAACGTAATCGTAGGTCACCTGATCCCGTCAGGTACCGGTTTACGCGAGTACGAAAACATCCGCGTTGGCTCTCAGGAAGAGTTTGACCGTTTGATGGCTTCAAAAACCGAAGACGTAGAAGCATAA
- a CDS encoding tyrosine-protein phosphatase, whose product MFSFFKKKALPEVRFDWLGTDIHSHLLPGIDDGSPDLESSISYIKSLNQLGFQKFICTPHIFMEVHPNNRGTITGALEKVLAADEIKRLGVSVSAAAEYMVDNDFGPLMNAADGMMELPGKHLLIEMSYLSETPDIENYIFELNVRGYKPILAHPERYTFYHRKPEKINRFKDMGCLLQLNLLSVTGYYGREAKHTALKLLKEGVYALAGTDFHHDKHLQGFLDARIWKDVYDEVKDYGFRNKELFG is encoded by the coding sequence ATGTTCAGTTTTTTTAAGAAGAAGGCATTGCCTGAGGTGCGGTTTGACTGGCTGGGTACTGATATACACTCTCATTTACTGCCCGGTATAGATGATGGCTCGCCCGATCTGGAATCGAGTATATCCTATATTAAATCTCTAAACCAATTAGGGTTTCAAAAATTTATATGTACGCCACATATTTTTATGGAGGTGCACCCCAATAATCGGGGTACTATAACAGGCGCTCTTGAAAAGGTACTGGCGGCTGACGAAATTAAAAGGCTTGGTGTAAGTGTATCTGCCGCTGCGGAATATATGGTTGATAATGACTTTGGCCCGCTGATGAATGCCGCCGATGGCATGATGGAGCTGCCCGGTAAGCATTTACTGATTGAAATGTCGTACCTTTCAGAAACACCCGATATTGAAAATTATATATTTGAACTAAACGTACGCGGTTATAAGCCTATACTTGCACATCCTGAGCGTTATACCTTTTACCACCGCAAACCCGAAAAAATAAACCGGTTTAAGGATATGGGCTGCCTTTTGCAACTCAACCTGTTATCGGTAACGGGGTATTACGGCCGAGAAGCTAAACATACGGCGTTGAAACTGCTTAAAGAAGGCGTTTACGCGCTGGCAGGTACTGATTTCCATCACGATAAACATTTGCAGGGTTTTTTGGATGCCCGTATCTGGAAAGATGTTTATGACGAAGTTAAAGATTATGGTTTTCGAAATAAGGAATTGTTCGGTTAA
- a CDS encoding UDP-glucose 6-dehydrogenase, translating to MNKKITKICCIGAGYVGGPTMAVIAQKCPHIKVTVVDLNEARIAAWNDPDTENIPVYEPGLSTVVAEARGRNLFFSTEVDKAIDEAEMIFISVNTPTKTYGTGKGMAADLKYIELCARQIARVAKDDKIVVEKSTLPVRTAEAVKNILQNTGNGVNYQILSNPEFLAEGTAVEDLHAPDRVLIGGDTTPEGQEALNALVEVYANWVPRERILTTNLWSSELSKLTANAFLAQRVSSINALSELCERTGADVTEVARSIGTDSRIGPKFLKASVGFGGSCFQKDILNLVYIARSYGLKEVADYWEQVIIMNDHQKSRFANNIVKTLYNTVSGKKIAFLGWAFKKDTNDTRESAAIYVADALLNEEAGIAVYDPKVPESQVFFDLDYLGTRSPEKNKQLVTNFTDPYEACKDAHAIAILTEWDEFKTYDWQRIFDNMKKPAFVFDGRSIVDSAALTDIGFKVYTIGK from the coding sequence ATGAACAAGAAAATCACTAAAATTTGCTGTATTGGAGCAGGATATGTTGGTGGGCCTACCATGGCAGTAATCGCACAAAAATGTCCGCATATAAAAGTTACCGTAGTCGATCTGAACGAAGCGCGAATTGCTGCTTGGAATGATCCCGATACAGAAAATATTCCTGTTTACGAGCCGGGCCTGTCAACGGTAGTTGCTGAAGCACGTGGCCGTAACTTGTTCTTTTCAACAGAAGTGGATAAGGCTATTGATGAAGCCGAAATGATATTTATATCAGTAAACACACCTACCAAAACTTACGGTACCGGTAAGGGTATGGCTGCTGACTTAAAGTACATCGAGCTATGCGCGCGCCAGATTGCCCGCGTAGCTAAAGACGATAAAATCGTTGTGGAAAAATCAACCTTGCCGGTACGTACGGCCGAGGCGGTAAAAAATATCTTACAAAATACCGGTAATGGTGTAAACTACCAGATACTATCGAACCCGGAGTTTTTGGCCGAGGGTACGGCGGTTGAAGATTTGCACGCGCCTGACCGTGTATTGATAGGTGGAGACACCACCCCTGAGGGGCAGGAAGCGCTTAACGCACTTGTTGAGGTTTACGCCAACTGGGTGCCCCGCGAACGCATATTGACCACTAACCTTTGGTCCTCAGAGTTATCAAAACTTACTGCTAACGCTTTTCTGGCGCAGCGTGTGTCGTCGATCAACGCACTGTCTGAACTTTGTGAGCGTACCGGTGCAGACGTAACCGAAGTAGCCCGCTCAATTGGTACGGATAGCCGTATCGGCCCTAAATTTCTTAAAGCTTCTGTAGGTTTTGGCGGCTCATGCTTTCAAAAAGATATTCTGAACCTGGTATATATTGCCCGTTCGTATGGCTTGAAAGAAGTTGCTGATTACTGGGAGCAGGTAATCATTATGAACGATCATCAAAAAAGCCGCTTTGCCAACAATATTGTAAAAACACTTTACAATACCGTGTCAGGCAAAAAGATCGCTTTTCTGGGTTGGGCGTTCAAAAAGGATACTAATGATACACGCGAATCTGCCGCTATCTATGTAGCTGATGCGTTGTTGAACGAAGAAGCGGGCATTGCCGTTTACGATCCTAAAGTACCGGAATCTCAGGTGTTTTTTGACCTTGATTATTTAGGAACACGCAGCCCTGAAAAGAACAAGCAACTGGTTACAAATTTTACCGACCCTTATGAAGCTTGTAAAGATGCGCATGCTATCGCCATCCTTACCGAGTGGGATGAATTCAAAACTTACGATTGGCAGCGCATTTTCGACAATATGAAAAAGCCGGCGTTTGTGTTTGATGGCCGCAGCATTGTTGATTCTGCCGCTTTAACCGATATTGGTTTTAAAGTATATACTATCGGTAAATAA
- a CDS encoding polysaccharide biosynthesis/export family protein yields the protein MYRIFRDCRVIIAFLLLSYSFTSCVSYKNVPYFQDLDSTQVKIALEQYRPQIVQPNDVLSIKVTSLSAESNVLFGDNMTESRMGGGSNNNNNANTLQYGGFLVNEVGEVELPTLGKIKVKGLTTTQVKDTVTALAARYVKNPTVTVRMLSFKISVTGDVTRAGTFQITNERVSVLEAIALAGDLRVTARRENVLVIRQNGDQMQFARLDLRSKKVFESPYFYLNNNDVIYVEPNIKRLERNENLYQNTTLIVSILTTVSLLIYRFSSN from the coding sequence ATGTATAGAATTTTTCGCGATTGCAGGGTAATCATTGCATTTCTGTTGCTTAGCTATAGCTTCACATCCTGCGTTTCCTATAAAAATGTCCCTTATTTTCAGGATCTGGACTCAACCCAGGTAAAAATAGCTTTAGAGCAATACAGGCCGCAAATAGTACAGCCGAATGATGTATTGAGTATTAAGGTAACCTCGCTAAGCGCCGAGAGTAATGTGTTGTTCGGTGATAACATGACCGAATCGCGTATGGGTGGCGGCAGTAACAATAACAACAACGCCAATACCTTACAATACGGAGGTTTCCTGGTAAACGAAGTAGGCGAGGTGGAACTGCCAACCCTCGGGAAAATCAAGGTAAAGGGTTTAACCACTACACAGGTTAAAGATACCGTAACGGCACTGGCAGCGCGGTATGTTAAAAACCCAACAGTTACCGTGCGGATGCTTAGCTTCAAGATTTCTGTAACAGGTGATGTTACCCGCGCGGGTACATTCCAGATCACTAACGAGCGTGTAAGTGTGCTCGAGGCTATCGCCCTTGCGGGTGATTTACGTGTTACCGCGCGCAGGGAGAATGTGTTGGTGATTAGGCAAAACGGCGATCAGATGCAGTTTGCACGGTTAGACCTGCGTTCAAAAAAGGTATTTGAGTCGCCGTATTTTTACCTGAACAACAATGATGTGATATACGTTGAGCCCAATATTAAACGTTTGGAACGAAACGAAAACTTATATCAGAACACTACATTAATAGTAAGTATTTTAACTACCGTTTCACTTTTAATTTACCGGTTTAGTAGTAACTAA